A genomic stretch from Triplophysa dalaica isolate WHDGS20190420 chromosome 4, ASM1584641v1, whole genome shotgun sequence includes:
- the LOC130418946 gene encoding uncharacterized protein LOC130418946 isoform X3, with protein MRSASARVASLYVGDLHREVSEVMLYDRFIPFGPIHSTRVCRDRNTFRSLGYGYVNFVNRSDAEHAFENLMFSLLMGRTMRIMWADRNPALRTTGVGNIIIQGLAKDICSLALYDTFSHYGTILSCKVVADENGSRGYGFIHFESYEAAERAIQELNGMMLNDQVVSISHFRSFQERQAERESNPGRMKKDYRSLFPGVHLYVNNLPYGWTDHQLHRAFSPFGSVTNATVARNGGRSRGFGFVCFTSPEAAAQAVSAMDGRVISNRRLNVAFSRVLDTPVSFSDCVSPPEKQSLLPSGHFGIVPQAISIVGQQLASLNRLVSSCRRDAAGLLPKCESLVPLVCPLLLDSLVPNMLRVNQELPELMSDASGTSDTLSSPLSGDFGAVVPKTPNSVDQQLFGHLSTCLVSNSRWYADGVLPQCERFLQLVSPLLSDTFDSEPPCMPTGKLQLSEMRPDQATDAPGVSETCGAVAVVHNRFGNGLGMTGNMNTSKVGEISSFVKDFAVIDTCNHLEIIVVLKSNQKTHLFSSQVTVVMDGAFVSVSCCSSDDTITVIVKIQEDLLLYSERLLVFNTIAVQARRTSEDTSSPRLAIQPVPESDQIVADTVQSSAPFTIKPVLTTLKETWASLHMASQTLHISPVSADDVTIVTRAHVQQVVKDFTAV; from the exons ATGAGATCGGCATCTGCTCGCGTGGCCTCTCTGTACGTCGGTGATCTTCACCGGGAGGTTTCAGAGGTCATGCTGTACGACAGATTCATTCCGTTTGGCCCGATCCACTCCACCCGAGTGTGTAGAGACAGAAACACATTCAGGTCTCTGGGCTACGGATATGTCAATTTTGTCAACCGCTCGGACG CTGAACATGCATTTGAGAACTTAATGTTCAGTCTCCTCATGGGTCGGACCATGCGCATCATGTGGGCCGATAGAAACCCTGCACTGAGGACCACCGGCGTTGGCAACATTATCATTCAAGGCCTGGCAAAGGACATCTGCAGCCTGGCACTTTACGACACCTTCTCTCATTACGGCACCATCTTATCCTGCAAG GTGGTTGCAGATGAGAATGGCTCCAGAGGATAtggtttcattcattttgagtCCTACGAAGCCGCTGAAAGAGCCATTCAGGAACTCAATGGGATGATGCTGAATGATCAAGTAGT GTCCATCAGCCACTTCAGATCATTCCAGGAGCGTCAGGCAGAGAGGGAATCAAACCCTGGCCGCATGAAAAAAGACTACAGAAGTCTCTTCCCG GGAGTGCATCTCTATGTCAACAATCTGCCCTACGGATGGACGGACCACCAGCTGCATAGAGCGTTCTCCCCATTCGGGTCTGTCACCAATGCTACG GTGGCGAGGAACGGCGGGCGCAGCCGAGGGTTCGGCTTTGTGTGTTTCACGAGCCCTGAAGCTGCAGCTCAAGCCGTTTCGGCAATGGACGGACGTGTCATTTCCAACAGACGTCTGAATGTTGCCTTCTCTCGGGTCCTGGATACGCCAGTGTCTTTCAGCGACTGTGTATCACCTCCTGAAAAGCAGTCGCTGCTTCCTTCAGGACACTTTGGGATTGTTCCACAG GCTATCAGCATTGTTGGTCAGCAGCTCGCCAGCCTCAACCGGCTTGTGTCCAGCTGTCGACGGGATGCAGCGGGTCTCCTGCCTAAGt GTGAGAGTCTGGTCCCGCTGGTCTGTCCGCTGCTGTTAGACTCGTTGGTGCCCAACATGCTGCGTGTGAACCAGGAGCTGCCAGAACTCATGTCTGATGCTTCTGGAACATCAGACACCTTGAGCTCTCCACTATCTGGAGACTTTGGTGCTGTTGTTCCAAAG ACTCCTAACAGTGTCGATCAGCAGCTGTTTGGACATCTCTCCACCTGTCTTGTGTCCAACAGTCGCTGGTATGCTGATGGTGTCCTACCACAGT GTGAGAGGTTCCTCCAATTGGTCTCTCCACTGCTGTCAGACACGTTTGACTCGGAGCCGCCCTGCATGCCG ACTGGTAAACTGCAACTGTCAGAGATGAGGCCTGACCAAGCCACTGATGCTCCTGGAGTGTCGGAGACCTGCGGTGCCGTTGCTGTGGTTCACAACAGGTTTGGTAACGGTTTGGGTATGACTGGAAATATGAACACCTCCAAGGTAGGAGAAATCTCTTCATTTGTCAAGGATTTCGCTGTTATTGACACATGTAACCATTTAGAAATAATTGTGGTTTTGAAAAGCAATcaaaaaacacatctgttctcttctcagGTGACGGTGGTTATGGATGGTGCCTTTGTGTCTGTGTCCTGCTGCTCCTCTGATGACACCATAACTGTGATCGTGAAAATCCAGGAGGATCTTCTCCTTTACA GTGAGCGGCTCCTCGTTTTTAACACGATTGCGGTTCAAGCGAGGAGGACCTCAGAGGACACATCCAGCCCTCGCCTGGCAATACAGCCTGTTCCTGAGA GTGACCAAATTGTGGCTGATACAGTCCAGTCCTCAGCACCATTTACCATCAAGCCAGTGTTGACCACCCTGAAGGAGACGTGGGCTTCTCTGCACATGG CCTCTCAAACGCTGCACATCTCACCTGTCAGCGCTGATGACGTGACCATTGTGACACGGGCTCATGTACAGCAGGTAGTAAAAGATTTCACAGCTGTTTAG
- the LOC130418946 gene encoding uncharacterized protein LOC130418946 isoform X1, whose translation MRSASARVASLYVGDLHREVSEVMLYDRFIPFGPIHSTRVCRDRNTFRSLGYGYVNFVNRSDAEHAFENLMFSLLMGRTMRIMWADRNPALRTTGVGNIIIQGLAKDICSLALYDTFSHYGTILSCKVVADENGSRGYGFIHFESYEAAERAIQELNGMMLNDQVVSISHFRSFQERQAERESNPGRMKKDYRSLFPGVHLYVNNLPYGWTDHQLHRAFSPFGSVTNATVARNGGRSRGFGFVCFTSPEAAAQAVSAMDGRVISNRRLNVAFSRVLDTPVSFSDCVSPPEKQSLLPSGHFGIVPQAISIVGQQLASLNRLVSSCRRDAAGLLPKCESLVPLVCPLLLDSLVPNMLRVNQELPELMSDASGTSDTLSSPLSGDFGAVVPKTPNSVDQQLFGHLSTCLVSNSRWYADGVLPQCERFLQLVSPLLSDTFDSEPPCMPTGKLQLSEMRPDQATDAPGVSETCGAVAVVHNRFGNGLGMTGNMNTSKVGEISSFVKDFAVIDTCNHLEIIVVLKSNQKTHLFSSQVTVVMDGAFVSVSCCSSDDTITVIVKIQEDLLLYSERLLVFNTIAVQARRTSEDTSSPRLAIQPVPESDQIVADTVQSSAPFTIKPVLTTLKETWASLHMASQTLHISPVSADDVTIVTRAHVQQQVSSSEQSRRTLCGFWLNKLSGCRSLGGLNCPTTNDLLRFCTLRRFQQV comes from the exons ATGAGATCGGCATCTGCTCGCGTGGCCTCTCTGTACGTCGGTGATCTTCACCGGGAGGTTTCAGAGGTCATGCTGTACGACAGATTCATTCCGTTTGGCCCGATCCACTCCACCCGAGTGTGTAGAGACAGAAACACATTCAGGTCTCTGGGCTACGGATATGTCAATTTTGTCAACCGCTCGGACG CTGAACATGCATTTGAGAACTTAATGTTCAGTCTCCTCATGGGTCGGACCATGCGCATCATGTGGGCCGATAGAAACCCTGCACTGAGGACCACCGGCGTTGGCAACATTATCATTCAAGGCCTGGCAAAGGACATCTGCAGCCTGGCACTTTACGACACCTTCTCTCATTACGGCACCATCTTATCCTGCAAG GTGGTTGCAGATGAGAATGGCTCCAGAGGATAtggtttcattcattttgagtCCTACGAAGCCGCTGAAAGAGCCATTCAGGAACTCAATGGGATGATGCTGAATGATCAAGTAGT GTCCATCAGCCACTTCAGATCATTCCAGGAGCGTCAGGCAGAGAGGGAATCAAACCCTGGCCGCATGAAAAAAGACTACAGAAGTCTCTTCCCG GGAGTGCATCTCTATGTCAACAATCTGCCCTACGGATGGACGGACCACCAGCTGCATAGAGCGTTCTCCCCATTCGGGTCTGTCACCAATGCTACG GTGGCGAGGAACGGCGGGCGCAGCCGAGGGTTCGGCTTTGTGTGTTTCACGAGCCCTGAAGCTGCAGCTCAAGCCGTTTCGGCAATGGACGGACGTGTCATTTCCAACAGACGTCTGAATGTTGCCTTCTCTCGGGTCCTGGATACGCCAGTGTCTTTCAGCGACTGTGTATCACCTCCTGAAAAGCAGTCGCTGCTTCCTTCAGGACACTTTGGGATTGTTCCACAG GCTATCAGCATTGTTGGTCAGCAGCTCGCCAGCCTCAACCGGCTTGTGTCCAGCTGTCGACGGGATGCAGCGGGTCTCCTGCCTAAGt GTGAGAGTCTGGTCCCGCTGGTCTGTCCGCTGCTGTTAGACTCGTTGGTGCCCAACATGCTGCGTGTGAACCAGGAGCTGCCAGAACTCATGTCTGATGCTTCTGGAACATCAGACACCTTGAGCTCTCCACTATCTGGAGACTTTGGTGCTGTTGTTCCAAAG ACTCCTAACAGTGTCGATCAGCAGCTGTTTGGACATCTCTCCACCTGTCTTGTGTCCAACAGTCGCTGGTATGCTGATGGTGTCCTACCACAGT GTGAGAGGTTCCTCCAATTGGTCTCTCCACTGCTGTCAGACACGTTTGACTCGGAGCCGCCCTGCATGCCG ACTGGTAAACTGCAACTGTCAGAGATGAGGCCTGACCAAGCCACTGATGCTCCTGGAGTGTCGGAGACCTGCGGTGCCGTTGCTGTGGTTCACAACAGGTTTGGTAACGGTTTGGGTATGACTGGAAATATGAACACCTCCAAGGTAGGAGAAATCTCTTCATTTGTCAAGGATTTCGCTGTTATTGACACATGTAACCATTTAGAAATAATTGTGGTTTTGAAAAGCAATcaaaaaacacatctgttctcttctcagGTGACGGTGGTTATGGATGGTGCCTTTGTGTCTGTGTCCTGCTGCTCCTCTGATGACACCATAACTGTGATCGTGAAAATCCAGGAGGATCTTCTCCTTTACA GTGAGCGGCTCCTCGTTTTTAACACGATTGCGGTTCAAGCGAGGAGGACCTCAGAGGACACATCCAGCCCTCGCCTGGCAATACAGCCTGTTCCTGAGA GTGACCAAATTGTGGCTGATACAGTCCAGTCCTCAGCACCATTTACCATCAAGCCAGTGTTGACCACCCTGAAGGAGACGTGGGCTTCTCTGCACATGG CCTCTCAAACGCTGCACATCTCACCTGTCAGCGCTGATGACGTGACCATTGTGACACGGGCTCATGTACAGCAG CAGGTGAGTTCCTCTGAACAGTCACGGAGAACTCTTTGTGGTTTTTGGCTCAATAAGCTGAGCGGTTGTAGGAGTCTGGGAGGTCTAAACTGCCCCACCACCAATGATCTCCTGCGCTTCTGCACTCTGAG GAGATTTCAGCAGGTGTGA
- the LOC130418946 gene encoding uncharacterized protein LOC130418946 isoform X2 — protein MRSASARVASLYVGDLHREVSEVMLYDRFIPFGPIHSTRVCRDRNTFRSLGYGYVNFVNRSDAEHAFENLMFSLLMGRTMRIMWADRNPALRTTGVGNIIIQGLAKDICSLALYDTFSHYGTILSCKVVADENGSRGYGFIHFESYEAAERAIQELNGMMLNDQVVSISHFRSFQERQAERESNPGRMKKDYRSLFPGVHLYVNNLPYGWTDHQLHRAFSPFGSVTNATVARNGGRSRGFGFVCFTSPEAAAQAVSAMDGRVISNRRLNVAFSRVLDTPVSFSDCVSPPEKQSLLPSGHFGIVPQAISIVGQQLASLNRLVSSCRRDAAGLLPKCESLVPLVCPLLLDSLVPNMLRVNQELPELMSDASGTSDTLSSPLSGDFGAVVPKTPNSVDQQLFGHLSTCLVSNSRWYADGVLPQCERFLQLVSPLLSDTFDSEPPCMPTGKLQLSEMRPDQATDAPGVSETCGAVAVVHNRFGNGLGMTGNMNTSKVGEISSFVKDFAVIDTCNHLEIIVVLKSNQKTHLFSSQVTVVMDGAFVSVSCCSSDDTITVIVKIQEDLLLYSERLLVFNTIAVQARRTSEDTSSPRLAIQPVPESDQIVADTVQSSAPFTIKPVLTTLKETWASLHMASQTLHISPVSADDVTIVTRAHVQQVSSSEQSRRTLCGFWLNKLSGCRSLGGLNCPTTNDLLRFCTLRRFQQV, from the exons ATGAGATCGGCATCTGCTCGCGTGGCCTCTCTGTACGTCGGTGATCTTCACCGGGAGGTTTCAGAGGTCATGCTGTACGACAGATTCATTCCGTTTGGCCCGATCCACTCCACCCGAGTGTGTAGAGACAGAAACACATTCAGGTCTCTGGGCTACGGATATGTCAATTTTGTCAACCGCTCGGACG CTGAACATGCATTTGAGAACTTAATGTTCAGTCTCCTCATGGGTCGGACCATGCGCATCATGTGGGCCGATAGAAACCCTGCACTGAGGACCACCGGCGTTGGCAACATTATCATTCAAGGCCTGGCAAAGGACATCTGCAGCCTGGCACTTTACGACACCTTCTCTCATTACGGCACCATCTTATCCTGCAAG GTGGTTGCAGATGAGAATGGCTCCAGAGGATAtggtttcattcattttgagtCCTACGAAGCCGCTGAAAGAGCCATTCAGGAACTCAATGGGATGATGCTGAATGATCAAGTAGT GTCCATCAGCCACTTCAGATCATTCCAGGAGCGTCAGGCAGAGAGGGAATCAAACCCTGGCCGCATGAAAAAAGACTACAGAAGTCTCTTCCCG GGAGTGCATCTCTATGTCAACAATCTGCCCTACGGATGGACGGACCACCAGCTGCATAGAGCGTTCTCCCCATTCGGGTCTGTCACCAATGCTACG GTGGCGAGGAACGGCGGGCGCAGCCGAGGGTTCGGCTTTGTGTGTTTCACGAGCCCTGAAGCTGCAGCTCAAGCCGTTTCGGCAATGGACGGACGTGTCATTTCCAACAGACGTCTGAATGTTGCCTTCTCTCGGGTCCTGGATACGCCAGTGTCTTTCAGCGACTGTGTATCACCTCCTGAAAAGCAGTCGCTGCTTCCTTCAGGACACTTTGGGATTGTTCCACAG GCTATCAGCATTGTTGGTCAGCAGCTCGCCAGCCTCAACCGGCTTGTGTCCAGCTGTCGACGGGATGCAGCGGGTCTCCTGCCTAAGt GTGAGAGTCTGGTCCCGCTGGTCTGTCCGCTGCTGTTAGACTCGTTGGTGCCCAACATGCTGCGTGTGAACCAGGAGCTGCCAGAACTCATGTCTGATGCTTCTGGAACATCAGACACCTTGAGCTCTCCACTATCTGGAGACTTTGGTGCTGTTGTTCCAAAG ACTCCTAACAGTGTCGATCAGCAGCTGTTTGGACATCTCTCCACCTGTCTTGTGTCCAACAGTCGCTGGTATGCTGATGGTGTCCTACCACAGT GTGAGAGGTTCCTCCAATTGGTCTCTCCACTGCTGTCAGACACGTTTGACTCGGAGCCGCCCTGCATGCCG ACTGGTAAACTGCAACTGTCAGAGATGAGGCCTGACCAAGCCACTGATGCTCCTGGAGTGTCGGAGACCTGCGGTGCCGTTGCTGTGGTTCACAACAGGTTTGGTAACGGTTTGGGTATGACTGGAAATATGAACACCTCCAAGGTAGGAGAAATCTCTTCATTTGTCAAGGATTTCGCTGTTATTGACACATGTAACCATTTAGAAATAATTGTGGTTTTGAAAAGCAATcaaaaaacacatctgttctcttctcagGTGACGGTGGTTATGGATGGTGCCTTTGTGTCTGTGTCCTGCTGCTCCTCTGATGACACCATAACTGTGATCGTGAAAATCCAGGAGGATCTTCTCCTTTACA GTGAGCGGCTCCTCGTTTTTAACACGATTGCGGTTCAAGCGAGGAGGACCTCAGAGGACACATCCAGCCCTCGCCTGGCAATACAGCCTGTTCCTGAGA GTGACCAAATTGTGGCTGATACAGTCCAGTCCTCAGCACCATTTACCATCAAGCCAGTGTTGACCACCCTGAAGGAGACGTGGGCTTCTCTGCACATGG CCTCTCAAACGCTGCACATCTCACCTGTCAGCGCTGATGACGTGACCATTGTGACACGGGCTCATGTACAGCAG GTGAGTTCCTCTGAACAGTCACGGAGAACTCTTTGTGGTTTTTGGCTCAATAAGCTGAGCGGTTGTAGGAGTCTGGGAGGTCTAAACTGCCCCACCACCAATGATCTCCTGCGCTTCTGCACTCTGAG GAGATTTCAGCAGGTGTGA